The following proteins are encoded in a genomic region of Haloarcula marina:
- a CDS encoding plastocyanin/azurin family copper-binding protein, whose amino-acid sequence MQRRAFLRTVGSAAAVGLAGCIGGSANVDYDVGMGAKVFRPQTLRVEPGTTVTWLNTSKQGHSVTAYEDGLPDGAAYFASGGFESEQAARDAWGNSTNGTLFEGQSYEHTFEVRGEYPYFCIPHERGGMVGTVVVTDEAGTTEE is encoded by the coding sequence ATGCAACGACGGGCCTTCCTCCGGACAGTCGGGTCGGCCGCGGCAGTGGGTCTCGCGGGGTGTATCGGCGGCAGTGCGAACGTCGACTACGACGTGGGAATGGGCGCGAAGGTGTTCCGTCCGCAGACGCTCCGGGTCGAACCGGGGACGACTGTCACGTGGCTGAACACGAGCAAGCAGGGCCACTCGGTGACGGCCTACGAGGACGGCCTTCCCGACGGCGCGGCCTACTTCGCGTCCGGCGGGTTCGAGAGCGAGCAAGCGGCCCGCGACGCGTGGGGCAACAGCACGAACGGCACGCTGTTCGAGGGGCAGTCGTACGAACACACTTTCGAGGTGCGCGGCGAGTACCCCTACTTCTGTATCCCGCACGAACGCGGCGGGATGGTCGGCACCGTCGTCGTCACTGACGAAGCGGGCACGACCGAAGAATAG
- a CDS encoding 30S ribosomal protein S3ae has product MSERSVSKRKQQKRWYTVLAPEQFDREELGETTADEPEKVLGRTIETTLGELNKDASENNTKLTFKINEVASDSAYTEFVKHELTRDYLRSLVRRGSSKVEAFITVLTTDDYRVQIQPVAVTTKKADASQEKAIRRTMIDLVEETAKDHTFEELVDSVVEGRLSSAIYGEAKEIYPLRRVEIQKTTLEARPEEVAAEEETAVDVDEEDIDVEDA; this is encoded by the coding sequence ATGAGTGAACGAAGCGTCTCCAAGCGCAAACAGCAGAAGCGGTGGTACACCGTCCTCGCCCCCGAGCAGTTCGACCGCGAGGAACTCGGTGAGACGACCGCAGACGAACCGGAAAAGGTGCTCGGTCGCACCATCGAAACCACGCTCGGCGAACTGAACAAGGACGCCAGCGAGAACAACACGAAACTGACCTTCAAAATCAACGAGGTCGCCAGCGACTCCGCGTACACGGAGTTCGTCAAGCACGAACTGACGCGGGACTACCTGCGCTCGCTCGTCCGCCGTGGCTCCTCGAAGGTCGAAGCCTTCATCACCGTCCTGACGACGGACGACTACCGCGTCCAGATTCAGCCGGTCGCCGTCACGACGAAGAAGGCCGACGCCTCACAGGAGAAGGCCATCCGCCGGACGATGATCGACCTCGTCGAGGAGACAGCGAAGGACCACACCTTCGAGGAACTCGTCGACAGCGTCGTCGAGGGTCGACTGTCCTCCGCCATCTACGGCGAGGCCAAGGAGATTTACCCGCTCCGCCGCGTCGAGATTCAGAAGACGACCCTCGAGGCTCGCCCCGAGGAAGTCGCCGCCGAAGAGGAGACGGCCGTCGACGTCGACGAAGAAGACATCGACGTCGAGGACGCCTAA
- a CDS encoding Mov34/MPN/PAD-1 family protein gives MGLFRSGGILGIAESALDFARAASEESHPNEYMGLLRGDDASKLGLDEDGTVLTDVLVIPGTESNPVSATVKTSMVPNDMRAAGSIHSHPNGVLRPSDADLATFGRGDVHIIVGYPYGPEDWQAFDNEGQPVDLPVLDVDPPEETFFDFDQTDIDRELREEEFDS, from the coding sequence ATGGGGTTGTTTCGTTCGGGCGGCATCCTCGGCATCGCCGAGTCGGCACTGGACTTCGCACGCGCCGCGTCCGAGGAATCGCACCCGAACGAGTACATGGGACTGCTTCGGGGCGACGACGCGAGCAAACTCGGACTCGACGAGGACGGCACGGTCCTCACCGACGTGTTGGTCATCCCCGGCACGGAGTCGAACCCGGTGAGCGCGACGGTCAAGACGAGCATGGTCCCGAACGATATGCGGGCGGCGGGGTCGATTCACTCGCACCCGAACGGCGTCCTCCGACCGAGCGACGCCGACCTCGCCACCTTCGGCCGCGGCGACGTACACATCATCGTCGGCTACCCGTACGGCCCGGAGGACTGGCAGGCCTTCGACAACGAGGGGCAACCGGTCGACCTGCCGGTCCTCGATGTGGACCCGCCCGAGGAGACGTTCTTCGACTTCGACCAGACGGACATCGACCGGGAACTCCGCGAGGAGGAGTTCGACTCGTGA
- a CDS encoding DUF7289 family protein: protein MGLGRVLPGERGQSAPLGMALVFAVMILGTTAVLALGVGAITTTQAGLEDQRSQKAMTQLDSQAALVALGNTDAQSVVLPSASGADYVVDESAGSIRIEHEKTGTTTTLVDRSLGTVQTSGTSTSLAYQGGGVWRKTDNGSVMVSPPEFHYRNATLTLPIISVEGDDSLSDRASIRRTAHDNVDVTNPIRDGTIVVTVDSAYYKAWGRYFETRTDGEVSYDHANDRVTIDLVTPIGQTRVQSAVAGLSSGDLSVQGNGGTPCGGAGDKIYTDSYNSSKPGDYCAQYPGSTGNNGNITFGGDVDYQGNANFNGDIRSGGVVDITGNADINGDIYWTDSFSASGAASYDSATQISGVQTQSRINDIVGAKGREIADDNDNAAAGSAITGGDRLADGDHTLTTGSYHFADLTVDEDDTLTLDTSGGDVTIAVDEYVDVEGEIEVTGDNVVRLYVRTMGANPSDGKVSTGWRNVGLRIHDDGEVVVPGNDAPQLRVYGNDTLNASVDDGEFTGVIWAPVGGGAPGGFEVTHGDVYGGIVSGDVFIRTQGRIHYDQALEEEQIVSRDASVARITYVHISENVIEFED from the coding sequence ATGGGGTTGGGTCGTGTACTACCAGGGGAACGGGGGCAGAGCGCACCGCTCGGGATGGCGCTGGTCTTCGCGGTGATGATTCTCGGGACGACAGCGGTGCTTGCGCTCGGTGTCGGTGCCATCACGACGACGCAAGCGGGCCTCGAAGACCAGCGGTCACAGAAGGCGATGACCCAACTCGACTCGCAGGCCGCGCTGGTGGCCCTCGGAAACACGGACGCCCAGTCCGTCGTCCTCCCGAGTGCCTCCGGTGCGGACTACGTCGTCGACGAGAGCGCGGGGTCGATTCGCATCGAACACGAGAAGACCGGGACGACGACAACGCTCGTCGACAGGTCGCTGGGGACGGTACAGACCAGCGGAACGTCGACGTCGCTGGCCTATCAGGGCGGCGGCGTCTGGCGCAAGACGGACAACGGGTCGGTGATGGTGTCGCCGCCGGAGTTCCACTACCGGAACGCGACGCTGACGCTTCCGATTATCTCTGTCGAGGGCGACGACTCGCTCAGCGACCGAGCGTCGATTCGACGGACCGCTCACGACAACGTCGACGTGACTAACCCGATTCGCGACGGCACTATCGTCGTCACCGTCGACAGTGCCTACTACAAGGCCTGGGGGCGGTACTTCGAGACACGCACCGACGGCGAGGTGTCCTACGACCACGCCAACGACCGCGTGACTATCGACCTCGTGACGCCAATCGGGCAGACGCGCGTGCAGTCGGCCGTCGCTGGCCTATCCTCCGGTGACCTCTCGGTGCAGGGCAACGGCGGGACGCCCTGTGGCGGTGCCGGCGATAAGATATACACCGACAGCTACAACTCCTCGAAACCGGGCGATTACTGCGCCCAATACCCCGGGTCGACGGGGAACAACGGGAACATCACGTTCGGTGGCGACGTCGACTATCAGGGGAACGCGAACTTCAACGGCGACATCCGTTCGGGCGGCGTGGTGGATATCACGGGTAACGCCGACATCAACGGCGACATCTACTGGACCGACAGTTTCAGCGCCAGCGGCGCTGCCTCGTACGACAGTGCGACCCAGATTTCCGGCGTGCAGACGCAGTCGCGAATCAACGACATCGTGGGCGCCAAAGGCCGCGAAATCGCCGACGACAACGACAACGCCGCCGCGGGGAGCGCCATCACCGGCGGTGACCGTCTCGCCGATGGCGACCACACGCTCACGACCGGGAGCTACCACTTCGCCGACCTCACCGTGGACGAGGACGACACCCTCACACTCGACACCAGCGGCGGTGACGTGACAATCGCCGTCGACGAGTACGTCGACGTTGAGGGGGAAATCGAGGTCACCGGGGACAACGTGGTCCGTCTCTACGTCCGGACGATGGGGGCGAACCCGAGCGACGGGAAGGTGAGCACCGGATGGCGAAACGTGGGGCTCAGAATCCACGACGACGGGGAGGTCGTCGTCCCCGGTAACGACGCCCCGCAACTGCGGGTGTACGGCAACGACACGCTGAACGCCTCCGTCGACGACGGCGAGTTCACCGGTGTTATCTGGGCCCCCGTGGGCGGCGGTGCGCCGGGCGGGTTCGAGGTCACCCACGGCGACGTCTACGGCGGCATCGTCTCCGGCGACGTGTTCATCCGGACGCAGGGGCGAATCCACTACGACCAGGCCCTCGAAGAGGAACAGATAGTGAGCCGAGACGCCAGCGTCGCCCGAATCACGTACGTTCACATCTCTGAGAACGTCATCGAGTTCGAGGACTGA
- a CDS encoding flippase activity-associated protein Agl23 → MTASSGVLPALQRLRRRVGSWTRTDDHATVKLVVGITLFALALRLIGLGQRVAHFDEGRVAYWAWHFGDTGSFAYRYIIHGPFIQHVDRWVFALLGTSDFAMRLPVALVGGLMPLTALLLRRHLRRSEVVAAALILAVNPVLLYYSRFMRSDILVAAFMFAAFGFFVRFYDTRLPRYLYAAAAFMALGFASKENALVYVLTWLGATGLLLAKVFVFPSGFANAVAFITSTPSGGEIYDRLAAGVRADIDLVVGTVQSFRERHERAGLLLGAYAGHIVLAATLFGIISLFFYAPRGAGVAGIQHPPAPPSAGSIGFWEGVTNPGRFTELLQVTIDRVADQWGEWLDPASGKTFSDYERHFGVFVKVLALASAPVALFSGLGYVLDRLGYTAPRHLVPFLFYGGFVSIFGYPLGTDIGAPWIVAHAVVPLAIPAAVALAAVFRWGLDALSADDEVGVAAAGLVFFLVTLLVANVAVTGVYTNTTEDSNELVQFAQPEQAVREELQSMNRIAAAHDGGTDVVVYHGESGDAYDENNAYVEESQETWDEAWWNLKPTCLQWHNTLPMPWYFAASDAEVACENQQSALGLRLRQNTPPIVITQEYDSTVPTDRLRAAGYSGESYMMRTSGYKNSFTVWTHESYAANGTAAS, encoded by the coding sequence ATGACTGCGTCGAGCGGTGTGCTGCCCGCCCTCCAGCGACTCAGACGGCGCGTCGGTTCCTGGACCAGGACCGACGACCACGCGACGGTGAAACTCGTCGTCGGTATCACGCTCTTCGCGCTCGCCCTGCGGCTTATCGGCCTCGGCCAGCGCGTCGCCCACTTCGACGAGGGGCGCGTCGCCTACTGGGCGTGGCACTTCGGCGACACCGGTTCCTTCGCCTACCGCTACATCATCCACGGGCCGTTCATCCAACACGTCGACCGCTGGGTGTTCGCGCTCCTCGGCACCAGCGACTTCGCGATGCGTCTCCCGGTCGCACTCGTCGGCGGCCTCATGCCGCTGACGGCGTTGCTCCTCCGCCGCCACCTCCGCCGGTCCGAAGTCGTCGCCGCGGCGCTGATACTCGCGGTGAACCCCGTCCTGCTGTACTACTCGCGGTTCATGCGCAGCGACATCCTCGTCGCGGCGTTCATGTTCGCGGCCTTCGGCTTCTTCGTTCGGTTCTACGACACGCGGTTGCCGCGGTACCTGTACGCCGCCGCGGCGTTCATGGCGCTCGGGTTCGCCTCGAAGGAGAACGCGCTCGTCTACGTGCTGACGTGGCTCGGCGCGACGGGACTCTTGTTGGCGAAGGTGTTCGTCTTCCCCAGTGGATTCGCGAACGCCGTCGCCTTCATCACGAGCACACCGTCGGGCGGGGAGATATACGACCGCCTCGCCGCCGGAGTGCGCGCCGACATCGACCTCGTCGTCGGGACGGTCCAGTCGTTTCGGGAGCGCCACGAGCGGGCGGGGCTACTACTGGGCGCGTACGCGGGCCACATCGTCCTCGCGGCGACGCTGTTCGGCATTATCTCGCTGTTCTTCTACGCCCCTCGGGGGGCTGGCGTCGCGGGCATCCAGCACCCGCCCGCGCCGCCGTCGGCCGGAAGTATCGGCTTCTGGGAGGGGGTGACCAACCCGGGACGGTTCACCGAACTCCTGCAGGTGACCATCGACCGGGTCGCCGACCAGTGGGGCGAGTGGCTCGACCCCGCCTCGGGGAAGACGTTCTCGGACTACGAGCGCCATTTCGGCGTGTTCGTGAAGGTGCTGGCACTGGCGTCCGCGCCGGTAGCGCTCTTTTCGGGACTGGGCTACGTTCTCGACCGACTGGGGTACACCGCGCCGCGTCACCTCGTCCCGTTCCTGTTTTACGGCGGTTTCGTCTCCATCTTCGGTTACCCGCTGGGGACGGACATCGGCGCGCCGTGGATCGTCGCCCACGCCGTCGTGCCGCTGGCGATTCCCGCTGCGGTGGCGCTCGCGGCGGTGTTCCGCTGGGGGCTTGACGCCCTCTCGGCCGACGACGAAGTCGGCGTCGCGGCCGCGGGTCTCGTCTTCTTCCTCGTGACACTGCTCGTCGCGAACGTCGCGGTGACCGGCGTCTACACGAACACCACGGAGGACAGCAACGAACTCGTCCAGTTCGCCCAACCGGAACAGGCCGTCCGCGAGGAGTTGCAGTCGATGAACCGCATCGCCGCCGCTCACGACGGCGGAACCGACGTGGTCGTCTACCACGGCGAGTCGGGCGACGCGTACGACGAGAACAACGCCTACGTCGAGGAGAGTCAGGAGACGTGGGACGAGGCGTGGTGGAACCTGAAGCCGACCTGCCTCCAGTGGCACAACACGCTCCCGATGCCGTGGTACTTCGCGGCCAGCGACGCCGAGGTGGCCTGCGAGAACCAGCAGTCGGCACTCGGTCTCCGACTGCGACAGAACACGCCGCCGATAGTCATCACGCAGGAGTACGACTCGACGGTCCCGACCGACCGACTCCGCGCGGCGGGGTACTCCGGCGAGAGCTACATGATGCGGACCAGCGGCTACAAGAACTCCTTCACGGTCTGGACCCACGAGTCCTACGCGGCCAACGGGACTGCGGCCAGCTAG
- a CDS encoding 30S ribosomal protein S15, translating to MARMHTRRRGSSDSDKPAADEPPEWSDVDADAVEARVVELAEQGHSPSEIGLKLRDEGVQGTPVPNVKLATGQKVTEILEDNDADPELPEDLRNLMERAVRLRDHMDENPGDHQNKRALQNTQSKIRRLVDYYRGDGVDEDFTYSYDKAVALLEDE from the coding sequence ATGGCACGAATGCATACACGCCGTCGTGGCTCGTCCGACTCGGACAAGCCCGCGGCAGACGAACCCCCGGAGTGGAGCGACGTCGACGCCGACGCCGTCGAAGCGCGCGTCGTCGAACTCGCCGAACAGGGCCACTCGCCCAGCGAAATCGGCCTGAAACTGCGCGACGAAGGCGTGCAGGGGACCCCCGTCCCGAACGTCAAACTCGCCACCGGTCAGAAGGTCACCGAGATTCTCGAGGACAACGACGCCGACCCCGAACTCCCCGAGGACCTCCGCAACCTGATGGAACGCGCCGTGCGTCTGCGCGACCACATGGACGAGAACCCCGGCGACCACCAGAACAAGCGTGCGCTCCAGAACACGCAGTCGAAGATTCGCCGCCTCGTCGACTACTACCGCGGTGACGGTGTCGACGAGGACTTCACGTACAGCTACGACAAGGCAGTCGCGCTGCTCGAAGACGAGTAA
- a CDS encoding pyridoxal phosphate-dependent aminotransferase, with protein MTMDFASRVERVEPSATLAISNKAAELEAEGKDVVDLSVGEPDFDTPENIKQAAKDALDAGHTGYTPSNGIPELKDALVDKLHDDGLTQYGTENLIVTPGGKQALYEIFQTLIDDGDEVALLDPAWVSYEAMAKLAGGTLTRVDTAAHDFQLEGALDDLAEAVSDDTELLVVNSPGNPHGAVYSEAALEGVRDLAVEHDITVISDEIYKEITYDGVEAVSLGTLDGMEDRTITLNGFSKAYSMTGWRLGYFAAPEELVEQAGKVHSHSVSCAVNFVQHAGVEALTNTDDAVEEMREAFAERREFLIGLFEEHGVHVPEPQGAFYMMPEIAPDGDDTEWCDQAISEAQVATVPGSAFGTPGYARISYANSKERLQEAVDRLADAGLL; from the coding sequence ATGACTATGGACTTCGCTTCCCGCGTCGAACGTGTAGAACCGAGCGCGACACTCGCGATTAGCAACAAGGCCGCCGAACTCGAAGCCGAGGGCAAGGACGTCGTCGACCTCTCCGTCGGCGAACCGGACTTCGACACGCCCGAGAACATCAAGCAGGCCGCCAAGGACGCCCTCGACGCCGGGCACACGGGCTACACGCCGTCGAACGGCATCCCCGAACTGAAGGACGCCCTCGTCGACAAACTCCACGACGACGGCCTCACCCAGTACGGCACCGAGAACCTCATCGTCACGCCGGGTGGCAAGCAGGCCCTCTACGAAATCTTCCAGACGCTCATCGACGACGGCGACGAAGTCGCCCTGCTGGACCCCGCGTGGGTCTCCTACGAGGCGATGGCGAAACTCGCCGGCGGCACGCTCACCCGCGTCGACACCGCCGCCCACGACTTCCAGTTGGAGGGTGCGCTCGACGACCTCGCCGAAGCGGTGTCGGACGACACGGAACTGCTCGTCGTCAACTCCCCGGGCAACCCTCACGGCGCTGTGTACTCGGAAGCCGCGCTCGAAGGCGTCCGCGACCTCGCCGTCGAACACGACATCACTGTCATCTCCGACGAGATTTACAAGGAGATTACCTACGACGGCGTCGAGGCCGTCTCGCTGGGCACGCTCGACGGGATGGAAGACCGCACGATAACGCTCAACGGCTTCTCGAAGGCCTACTCGATGACTGGGTGGCGACTGGGCTACTTCGCCGCGCCGGAAGAACTGGTCGAACAGGCCGGAAAGGTTCACTCCCACTCCGTCTCCTGTGCCGTCAACTTCGTCCAGCACGCCGGTGTCGAGGCGCTGACCAACACCGACGACGCCGTCGAAGAGATGCGCGAGGCCTTCGCAGAACGCCGCGAGTTCCTCATCGGTCTGTTCGAAGAGCACGGCGTCCACGTCCCGGAACCGCAGGGCGCGTTCTACATGATGCCCGAAATCGCGCCGGACGGCGACGACACCGAGTGGTGCGACCAGGCCATCTCGGAGGCGCAGGTCGCCACCGTCCCCGGGAGCGCCTTCGGGACGCCCGGCTACGCCCGCATCTCCTACGCCAACAGCAAGGAACGGCTTCAGGAAGCGGTCGACCGACTCGCCGACGCGGGCCTGCTGTAG
- a CDS encoding putative quinol monooxygenase: MAYLLVRHEVADYDQWKPYFDDDDDRRLEYGQQGYHLFRDAENPNEIVMLAEYDSEENARAFSESEELPEIMKEAGVKGEPEIRFLELTEEKTVTQSSP, encoded by the coding sequence ATGGCATACCTACTAGTCCGACACGAAGTGGCAGACTACGACCAGTGGAAACCGTACTTCGACGACGACGACGACCGCCGTCTCGAATACGGTCAACAGGGGTATCACCTGTTCCGCGACGCCGAGAACCCGAACGAAATCGTGATGCTCGCGGAGTACGACAGCGAAGAGAACGCCCGTGCGTTCTCGGAAAGCGAAGAGCTTCCGGAGATCATGAAAGAGGCAGGCGTGAAAGGCGAACCCGAAATCAGGTTCCTCGAACTGACCGAAGAGAAGACGGTCACGCAGTCCTCGCCCTGA
- a CDS encoding FAD synthase translates to MTRVVAQGTFDILHPGHVHYLRDAKAMGDELHVIVARSVNVTHKEPPVVPDEQRREMVAALKPVDEAHLGHSEDIFVPIERIRPDVIALGYDQHHDDEKLRAALADRGIDCEVRRASPLERDADDRLLSTGQIIDRILAERD, encoded by the coding sequence GTGACCCGCGTCGTCGCACAGGGCACGTTCGACATCCTCCACCCCGGACACGTCCACTACCTGCGTGACGCGAAGGCGATGGGCGACGAACTACACGTCATCGTCGCTCGCTCGGTCAACGTCACACACAAGGAACCGCCCGTTGTCCCGGACGAACAGCGCCGGGAGATGGTCGCCGCGCTGAAACCCGTCGACGAGGCGCACTTGGGCCATTCCGAGGACATCTTCGTCCCCATCGAGCGCATCCGCCCGGACGTTATCGCCCTCGGCTACGACCAGCACCACGACGACGAGAAACTCCGCGCGGCGCTGGCCGACCGCGGCATCGACTGCGAGGTTCGCCGGGCGAGTCCGCTGGAACGAGACGCCGACGACAGACTCCTCTCGACCGGCCAAATCATCGACCGCATCCTCGCCGAACGCGACTGA
- the ribH gene encoding 6,7-dimethyl-8-ribityllumazine synthase encodes MVQLGLVVAQYDKHGAVIDAMRASAREAAADHDADIVETLSVPGAYDTPLAADRLARREDVDAVAVLGVIIEGDTDHDQVIADAAAQGLTDVSLDRDTPVTLGIIGPGMSKDEAEARTEKGGSAVTSAIELANL; translated from the coding sequence ATGGTGCAGCTCGGACTGGTCGTCGCTCAGTACGACAAACACGGGGCGGTCATCGACGCGATGCGAGCGTCGGCCCGCGAGGCCGCGGCCGACCACGACGCCGACATCGTCGAGACGCTCAGCGTCCCGGGAGCCTACGACACGCCGCTCGCCGCCGACAGACTGGCACGTCGGGAGGACGTGGACGCCGTCGCGGTGCTGGGCGTCATCATCGAAGGCGACACCGACCACGACCAGGTCATCGCCGACGCCGCCGCACAGGGCCTGACCGACGTGTCTCTCGACCGGGACACCCCCGTCACGCTGGGCATCATCGGTCCGGGCATGAGCAAAGACGAAGCCGAAGCCCGCACCGAGAAGGGCGGTTCGGCCGTCACGAGCGCCATCGAACTCGCAAACCTATGA
- a CDS encoding 5-(carboxyamino)imidazole ribonucleotide synthase produces MPRTSPGPTLGVVGGGQLGRMMGEAAAPLGVELVVADPTPDCPATPVTREQLVGGFEDEETFRKLAERADVLTFEIELADPDVLERVAEETGTPVHPDPETLRTIQDKLVQKRRLSEAGVPVPEFRAVDSADDLREACEELGYPAMLKARTGGYDGRGNVPVSGPEDVERAIDDIAGPAMVEEMVDFERELAVMGCRGDDERDTFPLTETIHEEEILRESVAPARASDAVAERAREVVLDVLDVMDGRGVFGIELFQTSDDEILLNEIAPRPHNSGHWTIEGCHTSQFEQHVRAVMGMPLGSTEQRHPSVCTNILGDVEERQEATLYGDDAVFAADRAHLHWYGKHEVYELRKMGHVTLTGEDTETLLSDARDLRDGLTFRD; encoded by the coding sequence ATGCCACGCACTTCTCCCGGCCCGACGCTCGGCGTCGTCGGCGGGGGACAACTCGGACGCATGATGGGCGAAGCGGCCGCGCCGCTAGGCGTCGAACTCGTCGTCGCGGACCCGACGCCGGACTGCCCGGCCACACCGGTCACCCGCGAGCAGTTGGTCGGCGGGTTCGAGGACGAGGAGACGTTCCGCAAACTCGCCGAGCGCGCGGACGTGCTCACGTTCGAAATCGAACTCGCGGACCCGGACGTGCTCGAACGGGTCGCCGAGGAGACGGGCACCCCGGTCCACCCCGACCCCGAGACGCTGCGGACCATTCAGGACAAACTCGTCCAGAAGCGCCGCCTCTCGGAGGCAGGCGTTCCAGTCCCCGAATTCCGGGCCGTCGATTCGGCCGACGACCTGCGTGAGGCCTGCGAGGAACTGGGCTACCCGGCGATGCTGAAAGCCCGGACCGGCGGCTACGACGGGCGCGGCAACGTCCCCGTCTCCGGCCCCGAGGACGTTGAGAGGGCCATCGACGACATCGCCGGACCGGCGATGGTCGAGGAGATGGTCGACTTCGAGCGGGAACTCGCGGTGATGGGCTGTCGCGGCGACGACGAACGCGACACTTTCCCGCTGACCGAGACCATCCACGAGGAAGAGATTCTGCGCGAGAGCGTCGCTCCGGCCCGCGCCAGCGACGCCGTCGCCGAACGCGCCCGCGAGGTGGTCCTCGACGTGTTGGACGTGATGGACGGTCGCGGCGTCTTCGGCATCGAACTGTTCCAGACGAGCGACGACGAGATTCTACTGAACGAAATCGCGCCCCGGCCCCACAACTCCGGCCACTGGACCATCGAGGGGTGTCACACCTCGCAGTTCGAACAGCACGTCCGGGCCGTGATGGGGATGCCGTTGGGGTCGACCGAACAGCGGCACCCGAGCGTCTGCACCAACATCCTCGGTGATGTCGAGGAACGACAGGAGGCGACGCTGTACGGCGACGACGCGGTGTTCGCCGCCGACCGCGCACACCTCCACTGGTACGGCAAACACGAGGTGTACGAACTGCGGAAGATGGGGCACGTCACGCTGACCGGCGAGGACACCGAGACGCTCCTCTCGGACGCGCGGGACCTGCGAGACGGACTGACGTTCCGAGACTGA
- a CDS encoding KEOPS complex subunit Pcc1, with amino-acid sequence MTRRAEIRTTHDSPALAERIARSLRPDNTSEMTTHVDGDAVVTTIERDSTSGLQSTVDDYVVNLRVAAQLANQPTQPTTHE; translated from the coding sequence ATGACTCGGCGGGCCGAGATTCGCACGACACACGACTCGCCCGCTCTGGCCGAGCGCATCGCGCGCTCGCTCCGGCCGGACAACACCAGCGAGATGACTACGCACGTCGACGGCGACGCAGTGGTCACGACTATCGAGCGCGACTCGACGAGCGGCCTGCAGTCGACGGTCGACGACTACGTCGTCAACCTCCGGGTCGCAGCACAGCTAGCTAACCAACCAACACAACCCACGACACATGAGTGA
- a CDS encoding DUF4382 domain-containing protein: MDRRAFLRRGVGSATALGVGAGLGGCSQNGPMGTLATAVGARGSDFEAFESFVVSVREIRVLPAASATATEEHRADELVFEAGGKTVDLVGLTDGETALVHEQSIASGPYAYLKLTVGSVDATLEGGKMAKVTALEGGAMKFNRAFEIQTRGTTRYVTMLRPVQQTDTHRYRLTALDVPTVTFEG, translated from the coding sequence ATGGACAGACGAGCGTTCCTCCGTCGGGGAGTCGGGAGCGCCACTGCCCTCGGGGTCGGTGCGGGTCTGGGTGGCTGTTCGCAGAACGGCCCGATGGGGACCCTCGCCACCGCTGTCGGCGCTCGTGGCTCGGACTTCGAGGCGTTCGAATCCTTCGTCGTCAGCGTTCGCGAGATACGCGTCCTTCCGGCGGCGTCGGCGACAGCGACAGAGGAACACAGGGCTGACGAACTCGTCTTCGAGGCCGGTGGCAAGACGGTCGACCTCGTCGGTCTGACCGACGGGGAGACCGCTCTGGTCCACGAACAATCCATCGCGTCGGGGCCGTACGCGTACCTGAAACTCACGGTCGGGTCCGTCGACGCGACGCTCGAAGGCGGGAAGATGGCGAAAGTCACCGCGCTGGAGGGCGGTGCGATGAAGTTCAACCGTGCGTTCGAGATTCAGACCCGGGGGACGACGCGTTACGTGACGATGCTTCGTCCCGTCCAGCAGACCGACACCCATCGCTATCGACTGACCGCGCTCGACGTGCCCACGGTGACGTTCGAAGGATAG